In the Sediminibacter sp. Hel_I_10 genome, one interval contains:
- a CDS encoding RimK/LysX family protein → MPKKVIGRIDKADFPTLDLSDIDIKIDTGAYTSSIHCHKFYEEDGMLKCLFYDKEHPNYNGKKIVFKNFSTTRVKSSNGIVQQRYKVKTSIIIFNKKYSIHLTLSDRDDMKFPILIGRKFLLKKFVVDVSLKNLSHQKKIKSGTTPDTVNTKKS, encoded by the coding sequence ATGCCCAAAAAAGTAATTGGCAGAATAGATAAAGCAGATTTCCCCACGCTCGACTTGTCTGATATTGATATCAAAATCGATACTGGGGCCTATACCTCATCGATACATTGCCATAAATTTTATGAAGAAGACGGTATGCTCAAATGTCTTTTTTACGATAAGGAGCATCCTAATTACAATGGTAAAAAGATTGTTTTTAAAAACTTCTCTACCACTAGAGTTAAAAGTAGTAATGGCATTGTACAGCAACGCTATAAAGTAAAAACATCGATCATTATTTTCAATAAAAAATATAGTATACATTTGACCTTGAGCGATAGGGATGATATGAAGTTTCCTATTTTGATAGGGCGTAAATTTTTATTGAAAAAATTTGTGGTAGATGTGAGCTTAAAAAACCTATCTCATCAAAAGAAAATAAAATCTGGGACAACTCCCGATACCGTTAATACAAAAAAATCATAG
- the rimK gene encoding 30S ribosomal protein S6--L-glutamate ligase — translation MNIVILSRNPHLYSTQRLVDAAKQRKHTVEIVDPLKCEIIIEKKNPGVVYKGKMIEGVDAIIPRIGASVTFYGTAVVRQFEMMKIFSTVESQALVRSRDKLRSLQVLSRAGLGMPKTVFSNYTKDVSDIIKYVGGAPLVIKLLEGTQGLGVVLAETNNAAESVLEAFNGLQARVIVQEFIKESKGADIRAFVVDGNIVGAMKRQGKEGEFRSNLHRGGSANVIQLTDEEENAALRAAKALGLGICGVDMLQSARGPLILEVNSSPGLEGIETATKKDIAKTIIRYIERNV, via the coding sequence ATGAATATTGTCATTTTGTCTCGAAATCCTCATTTGTATTCTACCCAAAGATTGGTAGATGCTGCAAAACAGCGTAAGCATACTGTTGAAATTGTTGATCCCTTAAAATGTGAGATCATCATCGAGAAAAAAAATCCCGGAGTTGTTTATAAAGGTAAAATGATTGAAGGCGTTGACGCCATCATTCCAAGAATTGGAGCTTCTGTTACGTTTTATGGCACGGCAGTGGTAAGACAGTTTGAGATGATGAAAATTTTCTCTACAGTTGAATCACAAGCTTTAGTAAGATCTCGTGATAAATTAAGAAGTCTTCAGGTCTTGTCACGTGCAGGCTTAGGAATGCCAAAAACGGTATTCTCTAACTACACAAAAGATGTTTCAGACATCATTAAATACGTGGGTGGCGCTCCCTTAGTCATCAAACTTCTTGAGGGTACTCAAGGATTGGGCGTGGTTTTAGCCGAAACCAATAACGCAGCAGAATCTGTACTTGAAGCTTTTAATGGACTACAAGCAAGAGTAATAGTTCAAGAATTTATCAAAGAATCTAAAGGAGCTGATATTAGGGCCTTTGTAGTAGATGGCAACATTGTTGGGGCTATGAAACGCCAAGGGAAGGAAGGTGAATTTAGATCAAATCTTCACAGAGGAGGAAGTGCCAACGTGATTCAACTTACAGACGAAGAAGAAAATGCTGCATTACGAGCTGCAAAAGCTCTTGGCTTAGGAATTTGTGGTGTTGATATGTTACAATCTGCTCGAGGACCATTAATTTTAGAAGTAAACTCTTCACCTGGTTTGGAGGGTATTGAAACCGCTACTAAAAAAGATATTGCAAAAACTATCATTAGATATATTGAGCGTAATGTTTAA
- a CDS encoding succinylglutamate desuccinylase/aspartoacylase family protein, with protein sequence MSDTKEKTVDDLIILGESVAKGKTTTLSFNVAKLHTQNSIDVPIIISRSRKPGPTVLMTAGIHGDEINGVEIVRQIIAKGINTPKKGTIICIPVINVFGFIHMDRQFPDGRDLNRVFPGIQGGSLASRVAFQLVTEILPHVDFIMDFHTGGAGRFNAAQVRIIEDEPLLYEYAQVFGAPFILYSQNLSKSFRNACHKLGIPILLFEGGKSFNIDNNITNTGVNGAKRVLNHMGMLNSKFKTSKPKEACIVVKDSKWIRAKFSGMFKSTITINSYVEKGDVLGNITDPYGSFNHFVKAPNAGYIFNINESPIIYQGDAIFHITLAIVDDKTPTPESL encoded by the coding sequence ATGAGTGATACTAAGGAAAAAACCGTTGATGATCTTATTATTTTAGGAGAGTCTGTAGCCAAAGGAAAGACAACCACCTTAAGTTTTAATGTTGCCAAGCTACACACCCAGAATAGCATTGACGTTCCCATTATCATTTCAAGATCTAGAAAACCTGGCCCTACTGTTTTAATGACTGCGGGCATTCACGGCGATGAAATCAACGGTGTTGAAATCGTAAGACAAATTATTGCTAAGGGAATTAATACCCCAAAAAAGGGAACAATCATCTGTATCCCGGTGATCAACGTGTTTGGTTTTATCCATATGGACCGGCAATTTCCCGATGGAAGAGATCTTAACCGGGTATTTCCTGGTATTCAGGGCGGGTCTTTGGCTAGTCGTGTGGCCTTTCAATTGGTCACAGAGATCCTACCTCATGTTGATTTTATCATGGACTTTCATACCGGAGGTGCTGGTCGTTTTAATGCGGCACAAGTTCGTATTATTGAAGATGAGCCTTTATTATATGAATATGCGCAAGTCTTTGGTGCACCCTTTATTTTATACTCCCAAAACCTCAGCAAATCCTTTAGAAATGCCTGTCATAAACTGGGCATTCCCATCTTACTATTTGAAGGCGGCAAGTCGTTTAACATAGATAATAACATTACCAACACAGGGGTTAACGGTGCTAAACGAGTTCTCAACCATATGGGCATGCTCAACAGCAAGTTTAAGACCTCAAAACCAAAAGAAGCCTGTATTGTAGTTAAAGACAGTAAATGGATTCGTGCGAAATTTTCAGGGATGTTTAAATCTACCATAACCATTAATTCTTATGTAGAGAAAGGGGATGTTTTGGGTAATATAACCGATCCCTACGGAAGCTTTAATCATTTTGTTAAAGCACCGAATGCCGGTTATATTTTCAATATTAATGAGTCGCCTATTATATACCAAGGTGATGCTATCTTTCATATTACACTTGCTATCGTTGATGACAAAACCCCAACTCCGGAAAGCCTATAA
- a CDS encoding 5-formyltetrahydrofolate cyclo-ligase: MTKPQLRKAYKVLRKGLSSEDVEELSLKIANQLLTMKVWDKSFYHIFLSIVEYNEVNTDYILNILSGKDKNIVLSKSDFGNHKMTHYLLTDSTRIKKNEYNIPEPVDGIEIDSAKIEVVFVPLLAFDQSGHRIGYGKGFYDMFLSQCKPETLKIGLSFFKPETAFSDISQHDIGLDFCVTPEAVYKFSE, from the coding sequence ATGACAAAACCCCAACTCCGGAAAGCCTATAAAGTGCTTCGAAAAGGCCTCTCATCTGAAGATGTAGAGGAACTTAGCTTAAAAATCGCCAACCAACTGCTCACCATGAAGGTCTGGGATAAAAGCTTCTATCATATTTTTTTGAGTATTGTAGAATATAATGAAGTCAATACCGATTACATCCTTAACATTTTGTCGGGCAAAGACAAAAACATTGTGCTGTCAAAAAGTGATTTCGGCAACCATAAAATGACACATTATCTGTTAACCGATAGTACCCGAATCAAGAAAAATGAATACAACATCCCCGAGCCTGTAGACGGTATAGAAATTGACAGCGCTAAAATTGAAGTGGTTTTTGTACCCTTATTGGCTTTTGACCAATCTGGCCATAGAATTGGATATGGCAAAGGCTTTTACGATATGTTCTTAAGCCAGTGCAAACCCGAAACGCTTAAAATCGGACTCTCATTTTTTAAACCCGAAACAGCTTTTAGCGATATCTCTCAACATGATATCGGTTTAGATTTTTGCGTGACGCCTGAGGCGGTTTATAAGTTCAGCGAATAA
- a CDS encoding lipoprotein signal peptidase has translation MSLKKATIFIFLILLVDQLSKFYIKTHFALHDKTVVFNWFQIAFVENEGMAWGTKLSDFISIISDRTAKVSLTVFRIFAVFGIAYWLKRAVEGKNSRLLVFAISLIFAGALGNIIDSVFYGVLFDNSQGQVATFLPDQGYDTFFHGKVVDMLHFPIWSGVMPDWIPFLGGKYFTFFEPVFNVADMAISTGIGILIFFNKRAFRDSKEEEVQELDDQF, from the coding sequence ATGTCCTTAAAAAAAGCTACCATCTTTATCTTTTTGATTTTACTCGTTGATCAACTGAGTAAATTTTATATAAAGACCCATTTTGCGCTGCACGATAAAACCGTTGTTTTTAATTGGTTTCAAATTGCCTTTGTAGAAAATGAAGGGATGGCCTGGGGTACAAAATTAAGTGACTTTATCTCCATTATTTCAGACAGAACGGCTAAAGTGTCGCTAACGGTATTTAGAATTTTTGCCGTTTTTGGCATTGCTTACTGGTTAAAACGTGCGGTGGAAGGCAAAAATTCCAGACTGCTCGTATTTGCCATTTCGCTCATTTTTGCTGGTGCTTTGGGGAATATCATTGACTCTGTGTTTTATGGGGTGTTATTTGATAACAGTCAGGGCCAAGTGGCGACGTTTTTGCCAGATCAAGGCTACGACACCTTTTTTCACGGAAAAGTAGTAGATATGCTCCATTTCCCAATTTGGAGCGGGGTGATGCCCGATTGGATCCCGTTTTTAGGCGGTAAGTACTTCACCTTTTTTGAACCCGTTTTTAACGTGGCCGATATGGCCATTAGTACTGGGATAGGCATCTTGATTTTCTTTAATAAACGAGCCTTTCGGGACTCTAAAGAAGAAGAGGTTCAAGAGTTGGATGACCAGTTCTAA
- a CDS encoding TraR/DksA C4-type zinc finger protein, protein MGKDTTERYSDKDLAEFKILIQDKIQKAQHDLELIKSAYMNDGDNGTDDTSPTFKAFDEGSAVSSKESNSQLAIRQEKFIRDLKNALIRIENKTYGICRVTGKLINKERLKLVPHATLSIEAKNIQK, encoded by the coding sequence ATGGGAAAAGATACCACTGAAAGATACTCAGATAAAGATTTAGCTGAATTCAAAATTTTGATCCAAGACAAAATCCAAAAGGCACAACACGATCTTGAGTTGATCAAAAGTGCTTATATGAATGACGGTGATAACGGTACAGATGATACTTCACCAACATTTAAGGCTTTTGATGAAGGTAGCGCTGTAAGCAGCAAAGAGTCTAATTCGCAATTGGCCATACGTCAAGAGAAATTTATTCGTGACCTTAAAAACGCCTTAATTAGAATTGAAAATAAAACCTACGGGATTTGTAGAGTTACAGGAAAGCTAATTAACAAAGAGCGTTTAAAATTAGTACCACATGCCACATTGAGCATTGAGGCAAAAAACATACAGAAGTAA
- the ileS gene encoding isoleucine--tRNA ligase, with amino-acid sequence MSVKFPEYKGLDLPKVAEEILKYWQEHHIFEKSISTREGKEPYVFFEGPPSANGLPGVHHVLARAIKDIFPRYKTMKGFQVKRKAGWDTHGLPIELGVEKELGITKEDIGKTISVEDYNAACRKAVMRYTDVWNDLTQKMGYWVDMEDPYITYEPKYMETVWWLLKEIYNKNLLYKGYTVQPYSPKAGTGLSSHELNQPGTYQDVTDTTVVAQFKANAASLPGFLQDEGDIFFLAWTTTPWTLPSNTALTVGPKIEYVLVETYNQYTFQPMNVVLAKSLVASQFSGNAFQVETKPELLEYKSGDKKIPFYVVKEFIGKDLVGITYEQLLPYALPHDHPENAFRIISGDFVTTEDGTGIVHTAPTFGADDALVAKQASPEIPPMLVKDDNGNLVPLVDLQGRFRPELGEFAGKYVKNEYYNDGEAPERSIDVELAIKLKEENKAFKVEKYKHSYPNCWRTDKPILYYPLDSWFIKVTEFKDRMHELNQGINWKPKSTGEGRFGNWLANANDWNLSRSRYWGIPLPIWRTEDRKEEICIGSVEELKSEMAKSVTAGFLSKDIFEEFEVGNLSEENYAKIDLHKNIVDDIILVSESGKPMNREADLIDVWFDSGSMPYAQWHYPFENKDKVDQTWRKADFIAEGVDQTRGWFYTLHAIATMIFDDVAYKNVVSNGLVLDKNGQKMSKRLGNAVDPFTTLDTYGADATRWYMISNANPWDNLKFDLEGIEEVKRKFFGTLYNTYSFFTLYTNLDNFSYEEADLALEDRPELDRWILSELNTLIQKVDDYYADYEPTKAARAISDFTQDYLSNWYVRLSRRRFWKGDYQTDKISAYQTLYTCMLTIAKLGAPIAPFFMDRLYLDLTRVTHKEGAESVHLADFPEFDETFVNKSLERKMENAQTISSLVLSLRAKEKIKVRQPLQKIMIPIDNETQKAEILAVADLIKSEVNVKLVEVMEDASDILVKQIKPNFKVLGPRFGQDMKAVANAVNNFTDKDISIIEQNGSLAIEINGKNIILERSDVEITSKDIEGWLVASSGALTVALDVTLTDALRKEGIARELVNRIQNYRKDSDFELTDRISVKFQKDDQIAAAIETNLEYIKTETLTDELLIVDQLNEGIDIAFDDVQTKLFVEKI; translated from the coding sequence ATGAGCGTTAAATTTCCTGAATATAAAGGACTTGACTTGCCAAAAGTAGCAGAAGAGATTCTTAAGTATTGGCAAGAACATCACATCTTCGAAAAAAGTATATCCACACGAGAGGGCAAGGAGCCCTATGTGTTTTTTGAAGGTCCACCGTCAGCAAACGGACTCCCAGGAGTACACCACGTTTTAGCACGTGCCATTAAGGATATTTTTCCTAGGTATAAGACCATGAAAGGCTTTCAGGTGAAGCGAAAAGCTGGTTGGGATACTCATGGTCTCCCCATTGAACTTGGGGTAGAAAAAGAATTGGGGATTACTAAAGAAGATATTGGTAAGACCATTTCCGTAGAAGATTATAACGCAGCTTGCCGTAAAGCCGTGATGCGTTATACCGACGTTTGGAACGACCTTACCCAGAAAATGGGCTATTGGGTAGATATGGAAGATCCCTACATTACCTATGAACCTAAATATATGGAGACGGTTTGGTGGTTACTTAAGGAAATTTACAATAAAAACTTATTGTATAAAGGATATACCGTACAGCCTTATTCTCCAAAAGCGGGAACAGGTTTAAGTTCTCATGAGCTTAACCAACCGGGCACTTATCAAGACGTTACAGACACTACAGTGGTTGCTCAATTTAAGGCAAATGCAGCATCACTTCCAGGTTTTTTACAAGATGAGGGTGATATTTTCTTTTTAGCTTGGACGACCACACCATGGACTTTGCCAAGCAATACCGCCTTAACGGTTGGTCCAAAAATAGAATATGTCTTGGTGGAAACTTACAACCAGTACACGTTTCAGCCTATGAACGTCGTGTTGGCCAAAAGTTTAGTAGCCAGTCAATTTTCTGGGAATGCATTCCAAGTAGAGACCAAACCAGAATTATTGGAGTATAAGAGCGGCGATAAAAAAATTCCTTTTTATGTAGTTAAAGAGTTCATTGGTAAGGATTTGGTGGGAATTACTTATGAGCAATTATTGCCTTACGCGCTTCCGCACGATCATCCAGAAAATGCATTCAGAATCATTTCTGGAGATTTTGTAACTACAGAGGATGGTACAGGTATTGTGCATACAGCCCCAACTTTTGGTGCAGATGATGCTTTGGTAGCCAAACAGGCATCGCCAGAGATTCCTCCAATGTTGGTTAAAGATGACAACGGAAATTTAGTGCCTTTGGTTGACTTACAAGGGCGATTTAGACCAGAACTAGGCGAGTTTGCTGGAAAGTACGTTAAGAACGAATATTACAATGATGGTGAAGCGCCAGAACGTTCAATAGATGTTGAGCTCGCTATCAAATTAAAAGAAGAAAACAAGGCCTTTAAGGTCGAAAAATATAAGCACAGTTACCCTAACTGTTGGAGAACAGATAAGCCAATTCTCTATTACCCATTAGATTCATGGTTTATAAAAGTGACTGAGTTTAAAGATCGTATGCATGAGTTAAACCAAGGCATCAACTGGAAACCCAAGAGTACGGGAGAAGGTCGCTTCGGAAATTGGCTGGCCAATGCTAACGATTGGAACTTGTCGCGTTCTAGATATTGGGGGATACCGTTACCCATCTGGAGAACAGAAGATCGAAAAGAAGAAATCTGCATCGGGTCTGTTGAAGAGTTAAAGTCGGAAATGGCAAAATCTGTTACAGCAGGATTTCTATCAAAAGATATTTTTGAGGAATTTGAAGTAGGGAACCTTTCCGAAGAAAACTATGCGAAAATTGATTTACATAAGAATATTGTAGATGATATTATCTTAGTTTCTGAAAGCGGAAAACCAATGAACCGCGAAGCCGATTTAATAGATGTTTGGTTTGACTCTGGTTCTATGCCTTATGCCCAATGGCATTACCCTTTTGAGAATAAGGATAAAGTAGATCAAACTTGGAGAAAGGCCGATTTTATAGCCGAAGGTGTCGATCAAACACGAGGTTGGTTTTATACACTTCATGCCATTGCTACCATGATTTTTGATGATGTAGCCTATAAAAATGTAGTCTCTAACGGATTGGTGCTAGATAAAAACGGACAAAAAATGTCCAAACGTTTGGGCAACGCCGTAGATCCTTTTACAACATTAGACACCTATGGTGCCGATGCAACGCGTTGGTACATGATTAGTAATGCCAACCCGTGGGATAACCTTAAGTTTGACCTTGAGGGCATTGAGGAAGTGAAACGAAAATTCTTCGGAACGCTGTATAACACCTACTCGTTTTTTACGCTTTATACCAATTTGGATAACTTCTCTTATGAAGAGGCCGATTTGGCATTAGAAGACCGCCCAGAATTAGACCGTTGGATTCTTTCTGAATTGAATACCCTAATTCAAAAGGTAGATGATTATTATGCCGATTACGAGCCAACAAAAGCCGCTCGTGCCATATCAGATTTCACCCAAGATTACTTGAGTAACTGGTATGTGAGATTGAGCAGAAGACGTTTCTGGAAAGGTGATTATCAAACCGATAAAATTTCAGCATATCAAACCTTATACACCTGTATGCTGACCATTGCCAAATTAGGAGCGCCAATTGCACCATTTTTTATGGATAGACTTTACCTAGATTTAACACGGGTAACCCATAAAGAAGGAGCAGAGAGTGTACATTTGGCTGATTTTCCTGAGTTTGATGAGACTTTCGTTAACAAGTCTTTAGAGCGCAAAATGGAAAATGCCCAGACCATATCATCATTGGTACTATCACTTAGGGCAAAAGAGAAGATTAAAGTGCGCCAGCCCTTGCAAAAAATAATGATCCCTATTGATAACGAAACGCAAAAAGCTGAAATTTTAGCTGTTGCCGATCTTATTAAATCAGAGGTCAATGTGAAGCTGGTTGAGGTCATGGAAGATGCCTCTGATATTTTGGTGAAACAGATCAAACCTAATTTTAAGGTTTTAGGGCCTCGTTTTGGTCAAGATATGAAAGCGGTTGCTAATGCAGTTAACAATTTTACAGATAAGGATATTAGTATCATAGAGCAAAACGGTAGCTTAGCAATTGAGATTAATGGAAAAAATATTATATTAGAACGCTCTGATGTAGAGATCACTTCTAAAGATATTGAAGGTTGGTTGGTTGCCAGTTCTGGGGCATTAACAGTTGCATTAGACGTTACGCTAACTGATGCATTAAGAAAAGAAGGAATTGCTAGAGAATTGGTAAATCGCATTCAGAATTATAGAAAAGATTCTGATTTTGAATTAACAGATCGCATCTCTGTAAAATTTCAAAAAGACGACCAAATCGCAGCTGCCATAGAAACAAATCTAGAATACATTAAAACCGAAACATTAACCGACGAATTATTAATTGTAGACCAACTTAATGAAGGCATAGACATCGCTTTTGATGATGTTCAAACGAAGTTGTTTGTAGAAAAAATTTAA
- the metG gene encoding methionine--tRNA ligase: MSQETQRFTITAALPYTNGPIHIGHLAGVYVPADIYARYQRLLGNDVAFICGSDEHGVPITIKAKNEGVSPQDIVDKYHAIIKKSFEDFGITFDNYSRTTAKIHHDTAQEFFKTLYDKNEFVEEVTEQLFDEEANQFLADRFVTGTCPKCGNEEAYGDQCESCGSSLNATDLINPKSAITGNVPTLKKTKHWFLPLNKHEQFLKDWILKGHKKDWKPNVYGQVKSWIDDGLRPRAVTRDLDWGIPVPVPGGEGKVLYVWFDAPIGYISATKEWAAREGKNWEDYWKDENTKLVHFIGKDNIVFHCIIFPSMLKAEGSFILPDNVPANEFLNLEGNKLSTSKNWAVWLPDYLEDFPNQQDVLRYALTANAPETKDNDFTWKDFQARNNNELVAIFGNFINRVVVLTNKYYDGVVPEASDFSEVDKETLAAVKAYPSVIESSIERYRFREASQELMNLARLGNKYLADEEPWKLVKTDEARTKTIMFVALQIASALATLSEPFLPFTSEKLRNILMLSSEEVNMQWRDIATKDILIASGHQIGKGELLFSKIEDDTIQKQLDKLEANKKANEAAKKQAEPQKATIDFEDFTKLDLRVGTILEAEKMPKTKKLLVLKVDTGIDVRTIVSGIAESFTPEEVVGKQVTVLVNLAPRALRGVESQGMILMTESMEGKLVFVKPDTTVKNGLQIS; encoded by the coding sequence ATGTCTCAAGAAACGCAACGTTTTACAATCACCGCAGCATTACCTTACACTAACGGTCCCATTCATATTGGGCATTTAGCGGGAGTATATGTGCCTGCAGATATTTATGCACGTTACCAAAGACTATTAGGCAACGATGTGGCTTTTATTTGCGGCAGTGATGAGCACGGTGTACCTATTACCATAAAGGCTAAAAATGAAGGTGTTTCTCCGCAAGATATTGTAGATAAATACCATGCTATTATCAAAAAATCTTTTGAAGATTTTGGGATTACCTTTGATAACTATTCAAGAACCACAGCTAAAATACATCATGATACGGCTCAAGAATTTTTCAAGACGCTTTATGATAAAAACGAGTTTGTAGAAGAAGTTACCGAGCAGCTCTTTGATGAAGAGGCCAATCAGTTTTTAGCAGATCGTTTTGTGACTGGAACCTGCCCAAAATGTGGAAATGAAGAGGCTTATGGCGATCAATGCGAAAGCTGTGGCTCAAGTTTAAATGCTACCGATTTAATCAATCCGAAATCGGCCATTACGGGCAACGTACCAACCCTTAAAAAAACAAAACACTGGTTTTTACCTTTAAACAAGCACGAGCAATTTTTAAAAGATTGGATTCTTAAAGGTCATAAAAAAGACTGGAAGCCCAATGTTTATGGGCAAGTGAAGTCTTGGATTGATGATGGGTTAAGACCAAGAGCCGTTACTAGAGATTTAGATTGGGGTATCCCCGTTCCTGTCCCTGGCGGTGAGGGTAAAGTGCTTTACGTGTGGTTTGATGCGCCTATCGGTTACATTTCGGCAACCAAGGAGTGGGCCGCAAGAGAAGGAAAAAATTGGGAAGATTACTGGAAAGATGAAAACACCAAATTGGTGCATTTTATAGGAAAAGACAATATCGTTTTCCATTGTATTATTTTCCCGAGTATGTTGAAGGCCGAAGGCTCTTTTATTCTTCCAGACAACGTGCCGGCAAATGAGTTCTTAAACTTAGAGGGCAATAAATTATCCACCTCCAAAAATTGGGCGGTTTGGTTGCCAGATTATTTAGAGGATTTCCCAAATCAGCAAGACGTTTTACGCTACGCACTTACTGCAAATGCTCCAGAAACTAAGGATAATGATTTTACTTGGAAAGATTTCCAGGCCAGAAATAATAACGAGCTCGTTGCCATCTTCGGAAATTTTATAAATCGAGTTGTTGTACTTACCAATAAATATTATGATGGGGTGGTTCCTGAGGCTTCAGATTTCTCTGAAGTAGACAAAGAAACATTGGCGGCTGTTAAAGCCTATCCTTCAGTCATTGAAAGTTCTATAGAGCGTTACCGTTTTAGAGAAGCCAGTCAAGAATTAATGAATTTAGCACGTCTAGGTAACAAGTACCTTGCTGATGAAGAACCTTGGAAATTGGTAAAAACCGACGAAGCGCGAACAAAAACCATCATGTTTGTCGCGCTCCAAATCGCTTCAGCATTAGCCACATTGAGCGAACCATTTTTACCTTTTACTTCAGAAAAGTTAAGAAATATTTTAATGCTGTCTTCAGAAGAGGTCAATATGCAGTGGAGAGATATTGCAACAAAAGACATTTTGATTGCTTCAGGGCATCAAATAGGCAAAGGCGAATTGCTCTTCAGCAAAATTGAAGATGATACCATCCAAAAACAGTTAGACAAGTTAGAGGCTAATAAAAAGGCCAATGAGGCTGCAAAAAAACAAGCAGAACCTCAAAAAGCAACTATTGATTTTGAAGATTTTACCAAATTAGATTTAAGAGTAGGCACCATTCTTGAGGCCGAAAAAATGCCAAAAACCAAAAAGCTCTTAGTCTTAAAAGTAGACACGGGGATTGATGTTAGAACAATTGTCTCTGGTATTGCAGAGAGTTTTACTCCAGAAGAAGTTGTAGGCAAACAGGTTACCGTTTTGGTCAATTTAGCACCTAGAGCCTTAAGAGGGGTTGAAAGTCAAGGCATGATTTTAATGACCGAAAGCATGGAAGGTAAGTTGGTGTTTGTAAAACCGGATACTACCGTCAAAAACGGATTGCAAATAAGTTAA